In Erigeron canadensis isolate Cc75 chromosome 7, C_canadensis_v1, whole genome shotgun sequence, one DNA window encodes the following:
- the LOC122607593 gene encoding F-box protein At3g58530-like translates to MDQFGDDLLLSIYDKVNDPDDRKSFSQVSKRFWKLSCLRRQPRLYIVFPDLLYYILPAASPKVDIFKCHKPLSNDHMKLLAQSCPQLSILDIYLDQNFDPSEPNFDDDGLCAVANACMHLSKVFLNRRLHISDVGVAYLIARLNSLISLDLSGCVNVTDESLKAIGESKCLGGLFLAGCSRITDLGLKYLAKGNVRKCLAQLTLAECDRISDNGIVI, encoded by the coding sequence CGACTTACTACTCTCCATTTACGACAAAGTTAACGACCCAGATGATCGAAAGTCTTTCTCTCAAGTTTCTAAGCGATTCTGGAAACTATCATGCCTTCGCCGCCAACCAAGGTTATACATAGTGTTTCCTGATTTGTTATACTATATTCTACCTGCTGCATCCCCAAAAGTGGATATCTTTAAATGTCATAAACCACTCTCAAACGACCACATGAAACTCCTAGCTCAGTCATGCCCTCAGCTCTCAATACTCGATATCTATTTAGACCAGAATTTTGATCCTAGTGAGCCTAATTTTGATGATGACGGTTTGTGTGCAGTAGCAAATGCTTGTATGCATTTATCTAAGGTGTTTTTGAATAGGAGGTTACATATTAGTGATGTTGGAGTTGCTTATCTAATTGCACGATTGAATTCCTTAATATCTTTAGATTTGAGTGGATGTGTTAATGTTACAGACGAGTCACTCAAAGCTATTGGAGAATCTAAGTGTTTAGGAGGTTTGTTTTTGGCAGGCTGTAGTCGGATTACTGACTTGGGTTTGAAGTATTTGGCAAAAGGGAATGTGCGGAAATGTTTGGCGCAACTTACTCTGGCTGAATGTGATAGGATTAGTGATAACGGTattgtcatctga